From the Pseudomonas putida genome, one window contains:
- a CDS encoding HNH endonuclease, giving the protein MSVVIVENDTSQWEDETGAVYHFPKRYQAFLVPGTEVIYYKGRIKDKTFASVRLSSDPHYFGTARIGKVYADTGSGKGDLYALIENFAQFEGAVPSKIDGVYLETIPATRVKNYWRDGVRPISQADFNAILSHAKLEPSQAEADVPNVEGDPFTFESANEGSKSSYFGTRYERRKDLRMKAIAIHGLDCKGCGFDFEQAYGKHAKGFIHVHHVVPISEFGAEKDVDPETDLVTLCANCHAVVHRKRDMTLSIDQLRGMVRGRWVFEPFAQTDS; this is encoded by the coding sequence ATGTCCGTCGTCATAGTGGAAAATGACACTTCGCAGTGGGAAGACGAAACCGGCGCTGTCTACCACTTCCCCAAGCGCTACCAAGCCTTCCTCGTTCCGGGCACCGAAGTGATCTACTACAAAGGGCGTATAAAGGACAAAACATTTGCGTCTGTCCGCCTGAGCTCCGATCCGCATTATTTTGGTACGGCACGCATCGGTAAGGTCTACGCAGACACCGGCAGTGGCAAGGGCGACCTTTACGCGCTGATCGAAAACTTCGCGCAGTTTGAAGGTGCTGTCCCTTCGAAGATTGATGGGGTGTACCTGGAGACCATCCCTGCCACCCGCGTAAAAAACTACTGGCGTGACGGGGTTCGGCCCATATCTCAAGCCGATTTCAATGCCATTTTAAGCCATGCGAAGCTCGAACCTTCGCAAGCAGAAGCAGATGTCCCGAATGTGGAAGGCGACCCATTCACCTTCGAGTCGGCCAATGAAGGCAGCAAATCTAGCTACTTTGGAACACGCTACGAGCGCCGAAAAGATCTGAGAATGAAGGCTATTGCTATCCACGGCCTTGACTGTAAAGGATGTGGATTTGATTTCGAACAGGCTTATGGTAAACATGCGAAGGGCTTCATTCACGTTCACCATGTAGTACCGATTTCGGAGTTCGGTGCTGAGAAAGATGTTGATCCTGAGACTGATCTCGTAACGTTGTGCGCCAACTGTCATGCAGTCGTCCACCGCAAGCGGGATATGACTCTTAGCATCGATCAATTGAGAGGAATGGTGCGTGGGCGATGGGTATTCGAGCCTTTTGCGCAAACTGACTCCTAG
- a CDS encoding restriction endonuclease, translating to MPVPTYDQFIEPILRFLAIHPEGSTASEAHEAAAMTLGLSESQRQETIASGQATYKNRSGWAHDRLKRAGYSSSAKRGYWQLTDTGRAYAQANPTPLSPEQVEHLAVNFMSVKLKAAPDAASLDESSDTSEPIAKTDLATSSPQERLNQAILELRTSVAGDLLDNLLQASPTRFEHIVLDVLHSLGYGANRQALQQVGGSGDGGIDGVISLDALGLEKVYVQAKRWQNTVGRPDLQAFYGALAGQKAKRGIFITTSGFTAQAVDFARSVEGLVLVDGKRLVNLMLDHEVGVSSQLYKVPRLDSDYFDESLG from the coding sequence ATGCCAGTCCCGACCTACGACCAGTTCATAGAGCCCATCCTGCGTTTTCTCGCCATACATCCTGAGGGTTCCACCGCGAGCGAAGCTCACGAAGCCGCCGCTATGACGCTTGGCCTGAGCGAGTCGCAACGACAGGAGACCATCGCTAGTGGCCAGGCCACCTACAAGAATCGATCAGGTTGGGCGCATGATCGGCTGAAGCGTGCCGGCTACTCTAGCAGCGCCAAGCGTGGTTACTGGCAACTGACCGACACCGGCCGCGCATACGCCCAGGCCAACCCAACCCCGTTGAGCCCAGAGCAAGTCGAGCACCTTGCCGTGAACTTCATGAGCGTGAAGCTTAAGGCAGCACCGGATGCCGCCTCTCTGGATGAAAGCAGCGACACATCAGAGCCTATTGCCAAGACCGACCTCGCCACTAGCAGCCCGCAGGAGCGCCTAAACCAAGCCATCCTCGAGCTGCGCACCAGCGTCGCGGGCGACCTGCTGGACAACTTGCTGCAAGCCAGCCCGACGCGCTTCGAGCACATCGTACTCGACGTGCTGCACAGTCTGGGCTACGGCGCGAACCGGCAGGCACTGCAACAAGTCGGCGGCAGTGGCGACGGCGGCATCGACGGCGTGATCTCGCTGGACGCACTAGGGCTGGAAAAGGTTTACGTGCAGGCCAAGCGCTGGCAGAACACCGTCGGGCGTCCCGACCTGCAAGCGTTCTATGGCGCCCTGGCCGGGCAGAAAGCCAAACGCGGTATATTCATTACCACCTCCGGCTTCACCGCCCAGGCCGTTGACTTCGCGCGCTCGGTCGAGGGGCTAGTACTGGTCGACGGTAAACGCCTGGTAAACCTGATGCTCGACCACGAGGTGGGTGTCAGCTCGCAGCTTTACAAAGTGCCCAGGCTCGACAGCGATTACTTCGACGAATCGCTCGGCTGA
- a CDS encoding type I restriction endonuclease subunit R, translating to MHKEIDFENDIEHALVSQGGYEKGDPNTYDPDIALFPADVVAFVQKTQPKIWTRLTQLDAAKASTMLLDSLVKELAAKGALAILREGFKCVGKTVRLAYFAPNTGLDPASTERYDDNRLTIVRQIRTKSGAIPDVVLAVNGLPVATLELKNSMSATRWSVENAKYQYRFERDPKELLFAFKQRCLVHFAVDTELVFMTTKLEGKDTFFLPFNLGHDHGAGNPPVEGDVRTAYLWSRVLTRDSLMDVLARFIHLDVEEKTVVTEKGIKRHSKESMIFPRYHQLDAVRALTNHAQVHGSGHNYLIQHSAGSGKSNSIAWLAHRLSSLHDANNERIFHSVVVITDRRVLDQQLQDTVFQFEHKLGVVQKIDENTQQLAKALADGVPIIISTIQKFPFITQAIRTMEANGKGVAISTEGKRFAVIVDEAHSSQSGETAMELRKILNKDGIESAIAEQLLDMDDDALSQEAKKELLRQQVKRTKQPNLSFFAFTATPKFKTLAVFNEPGPNGKAPFHHYSMRQAIEEGFIHDVLAHYTCYRRYYKLIQKVEADPEVPRRKAARALARFVEFHDYEIAQKVEVIVEHFRTHSRHKIGGRAKAMVVTGSREHAVRYKLGFDKYIKEKGYTDVKSLVAFSGEITLKEFAGKKFTEVSMNNGIKESELPEKFNTEEYQVLLVAEKYQTGFDQPLLHSMYVDKRLSGIQAVQTLSRLNRTTRGKTDTFVLDFVNEPADIYTAFKPYYETTDRGDDTDPQQLNTLAHTLASWKIYTGAEVSAWCEIWFRNRLNPTGGEHKKLNGLLDLAIERFKKLGEEDQNLFKGQLVSFRNLYSFVSQIVPYQDSDHEKLYTYARFLLTKLPRTTDNRTVQVDDEVELKYYRLQKISEGAIDLNAGEADALEGPSDVGTGQADEDVQLSTLVGKLNERFGTEFTPADQLFFDQVRETAVANEQLRQAVMANSIENFEPVFNKQLENLFIERMDGNEEIFVRLMNDEAFRNVAASHLMRAVYQQIRKPDQNV from the coding sequence ATGCACAAAGAAATTGACTTTGAAAACGACATCGAGCACGCGCTGGTCAGCCAAGGAGGGTACGAGAAGGGTGACCCTAACACCTACGATCCTGATATCGCGCTGTTCCCGGCAGATGTCGTTGCTTTTGTGCAGAAGACGCAGCCAAAGATCTGGACTCGTCTGACCCAACTCGACGCAGCCAAGGCCTCGACCATGTTGCTGGATAGCTTGGTGAAAGAGCTTGCCGCCAAAGGGGCGCTGGCGATCTTGCGCGAAGGTTTCAAATGTGTAGGCAAGACGGTGCGGCTGGCCTACTTTGCGCCCAACACCGGGCTCGACCCAGCAAGTACCGAGCGCTACGACGACAATCGCTTGACCATCGTGCGGCAGATCCGCACCAAGAGCGGGGCCATCCCCGATGTGGTGTTGGCGGTGAATGGCTTGCCTGTGGCCACGCTGGAGCTGAAGAACTCGATGTCGGCCACACGCTGGAGCGTGGAAAACGCAAAGTACCAGTACCGCTTTGAGCGCGACCCCAAAGAGCTGTTGTTCGCCTTCAAACAGCGTTGCCTGGTGCATTTTGCAGTTGACACCGAGTTGGTCTTCATGACGACCAAGCTGGAGGGCAAGGACACATTCTTCCTGCCGTTCAATCTTGGTCATGACCACGGCGCCGGCAACCCGCCAGTTGAAGGCGATGTGCGTACCGCCTACCTGTGGAGTAGGGTGCTTACGCGCGACAGCTTGATGGACGTACTTGCTCGGTTCATTCACCTGGATGTCGAGGAAAAAACCGTCGTCACCGAAAAAGGCATCAAGCGCCATAGCAAGGAGTCGATGATTTTCCCCCGCTACCATCAGCTGGATGCGGTGCGGGCACTGACTAACCACGCGCAAGTGCATGGTTCAGGGCACAACTACTTGATCCAGCATTCCGCTGGGTCAGGCAAATCTAACTCTATCGCCTGGCTAGCACATCGCCTTTCCAGCCTGCATGACGCCAACAACGAGAGAATCTTTCACTCAGTGGTAGTGATCACCGACCGTCGCGTGCTTGATCAACAGCTGCAAGACACAGTTTTCCAGTTCGAGCACAAACTGGGTGTTGTGCAGAAGATCGATGAAAATACGCAGCAGTTGGCCAAAGCGCTGGCGGATGGTGTGCCGATCATCATTTCCACCATCCAGAAGTTCCCCTTCATCACCCAAGCCATTCGCACCATGGAGGCCAACGGAAAAGGGGTGGCCATTTCGACGGAGGGCAAGCGTTTCGCGGTGATCGTGGACGAGGCGCACAGCTCGCAGAGCGGCGAAACGGCGATGGAGCTGCGGAAGATCCTGAACAAGGATGGCATTGAATCCGCCATTGCCGAGCAGTTGCTGGATATGGACGACGATGCCTTGAGCCAAGAGGCGAAGAAAGAGCTACTGCGTCAACAGGTCAAACGTACCAAACAACCCAATCTGAGTTTCTTTGCCTTCACGGCTACACCCAAGTTCAAGACTCTGGCCGTTTTCAACGAGCCCGGCCCTAACGGTAAAGCGCCGTTCCACCACTACAGCATGCGGCAAGCTATCGAGGAAGGCTTCATTCATGACGTGTTGGCCCACTACACCTGTTACAGGCGCTACTACAAGCTGATCCAGAAGGTGGAGGCTGATCCAGAGGTACCACGCCGCAAGGCCGCGCGGGCACTAGCGCGTTTTGTCGAGTTCCATGACTACGAGATCGCACAGAAAGTCGAAGTGATCGTGGAGCACTTCCGCACCCATAGCCGCCATAAGATTGGCGGTCGTGCCAAAGCGATGGTAGTGACCGGCTCGCGTGAGCACGCCGTGCGCTACAAGCTGGGGTTCGATAAGTACATCAAAGAGAAGGGTTACACCGACGTGAAATCGCTGGTGGCGTTCTCTGGCGAAATCACGCTCAAAGAGTTCGCCGGTAAGAAATTCACCGAAGTGAGCATGAACAACGGCATCAAGGAATCTGAGCTGCCTGAGAAGTTCAACACCGAGGAATACCAAGTCTTGCTGGTGGCCGAGAAGTACCAGACGGGCTTTGACCAGCCACTGTTGCACAGCATGTACGTCGACAAGCGTTTATCCGGCATCCAAGCGGTACAGACACTGTCGCGCCTGAATCGCACGACACGAGGTAAGACCGACACTTTCGTGCTCGATTTTGTCAACGAACCTGCGGACATCTACACTGCCTTCAAGCCCTATTACGAGACAACGGACAGGGGCGACGATACCGATCCTCAACAACTCAACACGCTGGCACATACTCTGGCTAGCTGGAAAATTTACACAGGGGCAGAGGTCAGCGCTTGGTGCGAGATTTGGTTCCGCAACCGCCTGAACCCTACCGGTGGCGAGCACAAGAAATTAAATGGCCTGCTCGATCTGGCGATTGAGCGATTCAAGAAACTCGGCGAAGAGGACCAGAACCTTTTCAAGGGACAACTGGTCAGTTTCCGCAATCTGTACAGTTTTGTTTCTCAGATAGTCCCTTACCAGGACTCCGATCACGAGAAGCTGTACACATATGCCCGTTTCCTGCTGACCAAGCTGCCGCGCACGACGGATAACAGGACGGTGCAGGTCGACGATGAAGTCGAGCTCAAATACTACCGCCTGCAAAAAATCAGCGAGGGTGCAATTGATCTGAATGCGGGCGAGGCGGATGCGCTTGAGGGCCCGAGTGATGTGGGTACAGGCCAAGCGGACGAGGACGTGCAGCTTTCAACTTTAGTTGGCAAGCTCAATGAGCGCTTCGGCACAGAATTTACCCCGGCAGACCAGCTCTTCTTCGATCAAGTCCGTGAAACCGCAGTAGCCAATGAGCAGTTACGGCAGGCCGTTATGGCAAACAGCATCGAGAACTTCGAGCCTGTGTTCAACAAGCAGCTTGAGAACCTGTTCATTGAACGCATGGATGGCAACGAAGAAATTTTTGTACGTCTAATGAACGATGAGGCATTTAGGAATGTTGCTGCGAGCCATCTCATGAGGGCGGTGTATCAACAGATACGAAAGCCGGACCAAAATGTTTAA
- a CDS encoding restriction endonuclease subunit S — MTNYRAYPEYSPDGFPNSWEQKRLRFALRMNPSKTEIDLDDSDLVSFVPMDAVGEYGGIRLDEEKELSEIGSGYTYFCDDDVVVAKITPCFENGKGSVAKGLKNKTAFGTTELYVMRAGPEQLEPQFLFYLTISDLFRKIGESEMYGAGGQKRVPDSFIKNFRAGIPPIREQQDIACFLDFKTAQIDSLIEKKKALLDKLAEKRTALISHTVTKGLDPSVPMKDSGVPWLGEVPLHWTIMRARYASTFVTSGSRGWAEYYSDSGSVFLRITNVSRNSVDLLLHDIQRVLPPDSAEGERTATQTGDVIVSITADLGSVAVIPEEFESAYVSQHLALVRPSGDRVLGRWMAYQFFSASGQAQLTGSGYGGTKVQLGLSDVKDVWMALPTNGEQEKICAWLEAEIEKLKRQSDSIHAVILRLREYRSAIITNAVTGKIDVRDFQFSQIAAEVAS, encoded by the coding sequence ATGACTAACTATCGCGCATATCCCGAGTATTCACCTGATGGTTTTCCTAACTCTTGGGAGCAGAAGCGTCTACGGTTCGCTCTGAGGATGAATCCCAGCAAGACCGAAATCGATCTTGATGATTCCGATCTAGTTTCCTTCGTGCCGATGGATGCCGTTGGCGAATACGGCGGAATTCGCTTGGACGAAGAGAAAGAACTGAGCGAAATCGGCAGTGGATATACCTATTTCTGCGATGACGATGTAGTGGTGGCAAAAATCACCCCTTGCTTCGAAAACGGCAAAGGGTCAGTTGCCAAAGGATTGAAGAATAAAACAGCATTTGGAACAACTGAACTTTACGTAATGCGTGCTGGCCCCGAACAGTTGGAGCCCCAGTTCCTCTTCTATCTTACCATTTCCGATCTATTCCGAAAGATTGGTGAGTCCGAGATGTACGGTGCTGGCGGACAAAAGCGTGTGCCAGATAGCTTTATCAAGAATTTCCGAGCAGGCATCCCACCGATTAGGGAGCAACAAGACATCGCCTGTTTCCTCGATTTCAAAACCGCGCAAATCGACTCTCTGATCGAAAAGAAAAAAGCGCTGCTCGACAAACTTGCCGAAAAGCGCACAGCGCTGATCAGTCACACCGTCACCAAAGGCCTTGATCCATCAGTTCCGATGAAAGATTCTGGAGTGCCATGGTTGGGTGAAGTGCCACTCCACTGGACAATTATGAGAGCAAGATACGCTTCGACATTTGTCACAAGCGGTTCACGCGGCTGGGCGGAGTATTACTCGGACTCTGGTAGCGTTTTTCTTCGCATAACCAACGTTTCAAGAAATTCGGTTGACTTGCTCCTTCATGATATTCAGCGTGTTTTGCCGCCTGATAGCGCTGAAGGGGAGAGAACGGCAACTCAAACTGGCGATGTAATTGTTTCTATCACTGCTGATCTTGGTTCAGTAGCAGTCATTCCTGAAGAATTTGAAAGCGCTTATGTAAGTCAACATCTGGCACTGGTTAGGCCAAGTGGTGATCGGGTATTGGGGCGTTGGATGGCATACCAGTTTTTTTCCGCTTCCGGGCAGGCGCAACTGACTGGGTCTGGATATGGCGGGACAAAAGTTCAACTTGGCCTTAGCGATGTTAAGGACGTCTGGATGGCACTCCCCACCAATGGTGAACAAGAGAAAATTTGCGCTTGGCTTGAGGCTGAAATTGAAAAATTAAAGCGTCAATCTGATTCTATTCACGCTGTGATTTTGCGTTTGCGCGAATACCGCTCAGCAATAATTACAAACGCCGTGACTGGGAAAATCGATGTGCGTGATTTTCAATTTTCCCAGATCGCCGCAGAGGTGGCCTCTTAA
- a CDS encoding type I restriction-modification system subunit M: MQNAQHQNLVGFIWNIANKLRGPYRPPQYRRVMLPLIVLRRFDLVLAENKQKVLDEKKRLEDKGVTGTALEKKLSSIAANGRKQELFNTSGFTFEKLLGDAPNISGNLIAYIQGFSPRARDIFDKFEFETEIAKLDEANRLYLIIKEFCSADINLSPKAISNLQMGYLFEELVRKFNEQANEEAGDHFTPREVIRLMVQLLFTGEDGIYEKGIYRSVYDPTAGTGGMLSEAEKFICGDGFTSGLNPDANIELFGQEYNPESYAICCSDLLIKDEPINNLIYGDTLGIKDAKNKTNGFLPNDGHPGKRFHYMLANPPFGVEWKPEEDYVREEYSTHGFYGRFGAGLPRINDGSLLFLQHMISKMHQPPKLVDGKNEGGDGSKIAIVFNGSPLFTGDAGSGESNIRRWIIERDMLDAIVALPDQMFYNTGIYTYIWIVTNKKPDHRQGKVQLIDGTRHFKKMDKSLGNKRNELSDDHIRELVRLYAEHDHDAESDVLVDGKPELRVCSKIFENREFGFLKITVERPLRLNFQASAERIAKLEDQSAFVNLASSKKRKDDAAYRAEIAAGQEAQAAIKAALQGMDSEMLYLNRPAFEAVLQAALKETGIKVGAPVKKAILTALSTRDPKADICLDAKGNPEPDVDLRDTEIVAMPVDIELPLPLGYDNETAHEKLLALVRGHCENYLKAEVLPYVSDAWIDHSKTKVGYEIPLNRHFYVYQPPRPLDVIADEISQLEKDIVAMLSEVV, from the coding sequence ATGCAAAACGCTCAACATCAAAACCTAGTCGGTTTCATTTGGAATATTGCCAACAAGCTTCGTGGCCCATACCGTCCGCCGCAGTACCGCCGCGTGATGCTTCCGCTGATTGTTCTGCGCCGCTTCGATCTGGTTCTGGCCGAAAACAAGCAAAAGGTGCTGGACGAAAAGAAGCGCCTGGAAGACAAAGGTGTCACCGGAACGGCGTTGGAAAAAAAGTTGTCCAGCATTGCGGCAAATGGCCGGAAGCAGGAGCTTTTCAACACCAGTGGCTTCACGTTTGAGAAGCTGCTGGGCGATGCGCCCAACATTTCTGGCAACTTGATTGCCTATATTCAGGGCTTTTCGCCGCGCGCTCGCGACATCTTCGATAAGTTTGAATTTGAGACCGAGATCGCCAAGCTGGATGAGGCGAACCGGCTCTATCTCATCATCAAGGAGTTCTGCTCCGCAGACATAAACCTGTCGCCCAAGGCCATCAGCAATTTGCAGATGGGATACTTGTTCGAAGAATTGGTGCGTAAGTTCAACGAACAAGCCAACGAAGAAGCAGGTGATCACTTCACTCCACGTGAAGTCATCCGCTTGATGGTTCAGTTGCTGTTCACCGGCGAGGACGGCATCTACGAAAAAGGCATCTACCGCAGTGTGTATGACCCCACGGCAGGGACAGGCGGCATGTTGTCCGAAGCAGAGAAGTTCATTTGCGGTGACGGGTTCACATCCGGACTCAACCCGGATGCAAACATCGAGCTGTTCGGTCAGGAATACAATCCTGAGTCTTACGCCATCTGCTGTTCAGACCTGCTGATCAAGGACGAGCCGATCAATAACCTGATCTATGGCGACACCCTAGGCATCAAGGATGCCAAGAACAAGACCAATGGCTTTTTGCCGAACGATGGGCATCCGGGCAAGAGGTTCCACTACATGCTGGCCAACCCACCGTTTGGTGTGGAGTGGAAGCCTGAAGAAGATTACGTCCGAGAGGAATACAGCACCCACGGATTCTATGGCCGTTTCGGCGCAGGCCTGCCACGCATCAACGACGGCTCGCTGCTCTTTTTGCAGCACATGATCTCCAAGATGCACCAGCCACCCAAGCTGGTTGATGGCAAGAACGAGGGTGGCGATGGATCCAAGATCGCCATCGTGTTCAATGGATCGCCCCTCTTCACGGGTGACGCCGGATCCGGCGAGTCCAATATTCGCCGCTGGATCATTGAGCGCGACATGCTGGACGCCATCGTCGCCCTGCCAGACCAGATGTTCTACAACACGGGCATTTACACCTACATTTGGATCGTCACAAACAAGAAGCCCGATCATCGCCAAGGCAAGGTGCAATTGATCGACGGCACCCGTCATTTCAAGAAGATGGACAAGAGCCTTGGCAATAAGCGCAACGAGCTCTCGGATGACCACATCAGGGAACTGGTGCGCCTTTACGCCGAGCACGACCACGATGCGGAAAGTGACGTGCTGGTGGACGGAAAGCCCGAACTCCGAGTCTGCAGCAAGATTTTCGAAAACCGCGAGTTTGGCTTCCTCAAAATCACCGTTGAGCGCCCGCTGCGCTTGAACTTTCAGGCCAGCGCGGAGCGGATCGCCAAGCTTGAAGACCAGAGCGCTTTCGTCAATTTGGCAAGCAGCAAGAAGCGTAAGGACGATGCAGCCTATCGTGCGGAAATAGCAGCAGGCCAGGAAGCACAGGCAGCCATCAAGGCTGCGCTGCAAGGCATGGACAGTGAAATGCTGTACCTAAACCGCCCTGCTTTCGAGGCAGTGCTCCAAGCCGCCCTAAAGGAAACTGGTATCAAAGTTGGTGCGCCGGTGAAGAAAGCCATCCTGACGGCACTGTCGACGCGTGACCCCAAGGCAGATATCTGTCTTGATGCCAAGGGCAACCCGGAACCCGATGTCGATCTGCGCGATACGGAAATCGTTGCCATGCCGGTCGACATTGAATTGCCGCTGCCGTTGGGTTACGACAACGAAACCGCCCATGAGAAGCTGTTGGCACTTGTGAGAGGCCACTGCGAGAACTACCTCAAGGCTGAAGTCCTACCATATGTGTCCGATGCTTGGATCGACCATAGCAAGACCAAAGTAGGCTACGAAATTCCGCTGAACCGACACTTCTACGTTTATCAGCCGCCGCGCCCGTTGGATGTGATTGCAGACGAAATTAGCCAGCTGGAAAAAGACATCGTGGCCATGTTGAGCGAGGTAGTGTGA